One stretch of Saccharopolyspora erythraea DNA includes these proteins:
- a CDS encoding DNA-binding protein, with translation MTAALETVLARAGLKVTASQFLSLVEDAAKKLTSPPTDPAAHFSAAERLALTDAGLDLAPLADTEVDPRARTVAEQAVLRDTALSVNQAAERIGVDSSRIRHRIGDRRLIGWKDRGGWRLPAWQFSDSDVLPGLETVLAAMPIDQPALVLANFMATPQEDLEIGERAVSPREWLLAGGSPRQVADLATTIGMPA, from the coding sequence ATGACAGCCGCGTTGGAGACAGTGCTGGCCCGCGCCGGATTGAAGGTGACGGCCAGCCAATTCCTCTCCCTTGTCGAGGACGCAGCCAAGAAGCTGACTTCGCCCCCGACCGACCCCGCGGCGCACTTCTCCGCCGCCGAACGCCTCGCGCTCACCGACGCTGGTCTGGACCTCGCGCCGCTGGCGGACACCGAAGTGGACCCGCGCGCCCGGACCGTCGCCGAGCAGGCCGTGCTGCGCGACACCGCGCTGTCGGTCAACCAGGCCGCCGAGCGGATCGGGGTGGACAGCAGCCGCATCCGCCACCGCATCGGCGACCGCAGGCTGATCGGCTGGAAGGACCGCGGCGGCTGGCGGCTGCCCGCGTGGCAGTTCAGCGACAGCGACGTGCTGCCGGGACTGGAGACCGTGCTGGCAGCGATGCCCATCGACCAGCCCGCGCTGGTGCTGGCCAACTTCATGGCGACCCCGCAGGAGGACCTCGAGATCGGCGAACGGGCAGTCAGCCCGCGCGAGTGGCTGCTGGCAGGCGGCAGCCCGCGCCAGGTGGCGGACCTCGCCACGACCATCGGCATGCCCGCCTAG
- a CDS encoding chitinase gives MTVAALACALAITPAAAQAATTPDAAPATAASAAPALPKHQLTGYWQNFVNNAKPLRVSDISDDYDLIALAFANADPARPGAVTFGVDPQLAGALGGYTDADLKADIAAKKAAGKAFVLSVGGERGNVDLSSPANASNFVDSVGKILTDYGIDGLDIDLEHGLNVPNTASAIRQLREKMGPDFHLTMAPQTLDVQPGGSYLQLIEQVKDLVTVVHTQYYNSGSMNGCDGGVHSQGSVDFITAQACILLEILRPEQVSLGLPASPSAAGSGYVDPSVIGNALDCLTAMTDCGSFRPAQGHPGLSGVMTWSINWDATSGGAFSNPVRAHLDSLP, from the coding sequence TTGACCGTCGCCGCACTGGCCTGCGCCCTGGCGATCACGCCGGCCGCCGCCCAGGCGGCCACCACCCCCGACGCCGCACCCGCGACAGCCGCGAGCGCCGCGCCGGCACTGCCCAAGCACCAGCTCACCGGCTACTGGCAGAACTTCGTCAACAACGCCAAGCCGCTGCGCGTGAGTGACATCTCGGACGATTACGACCTCATCGCGCTGGCGTTCGCCAACGCCGACCCCGCCCGGCCCGGCGCGGTCACCTTCGGCGTCGACCCGCAACTCGCCGGCGCGCTCGGCGGCTACACCGACGCCGACCTCAAAGCCGACATCGCGGCCAAGAAAGCGGCGGGCAAGGCATTCGTCCTCTCCGTCGGCGGCGAGCGGGGCAATGTGGACCTGAGCAGCCCGGCAAACGCGTCGAACTTCGTGGATTCGGTAGGAAAAATACTTACCGACTACGGCATAGACGGGTTGGACATTGACCTGGAACACGGGCTGAACGTGCCCAACACAGCAAGTGCAATCCGGCAACTTCGCGAAAAGATGGGCCCGGACTTTCACCTGACGATGGCTCCGCAGACTCTCGACGTGCAGCCCGGCGGCTCATACCTGCAGCTCATCGAGCAGGTCAAGGATCTTGTGACGGTCGTGCACACGCAGTACTACAACTCCGGTTCGATGAACGGCTGCGACGGCGGTGTCCACAGTCAGGGCTCAGTGGACTTCATCACCGCACAGGCGTGCATACTCCTCGAAATCCTTCGGCCCGAGCAGGTTTCCCTCGGCCTGCCCGCCTCGCCCTCGGCGGCCGGCAGCGGCTACGTCGACCCGTCGGTGATCGGCAACGCCCTCGACTGCCTGACCGCGATGACCGACTGCGGCAGCTTCCGCCCAGCTCAGGGCCACCCCGGACTCAGCGGGGTGATGACGTGGTCGATCAACTGGGACGCCACCAGCGGGGGCGCGTTCTCCAACCCCGTTCGTGCGCACCTTGATTCACTCCCGTAA